GAGCTGGCCAGCATTGACCAGCAGCCGCGTCGAGATGCCCTCGGCCAGGCCGTGACCCTTCAGCCGCCGCGCGGCCTGGGCGATCTCGACCAGCCGGGCCGCCAGTGCAGCGTCCAGGCCGGACTCGGCCACCAGCACCTGGGCCTCCAGCGCGGGCGGGGGATAGTCGAAGTCGAAGGCGGTGAAGCGCTGGCGGGTGGAGGGCTTCAGGTCCTTCATCAGGCTCTGGTAGCCGGGGTTGTAGGAGATGACGAGCTGGAAGTCCGGGTGCGCGCGCACCAGCTCGCCCTTCTTGTCCAGCGGCAGGCAGCGCCGGTGGTCGGTCAGCGCATGGATCACCACGGTGGTGTCCTGGCGGGCCTCCACCACCTCGTCGAGGTAGCAGATGCCGCCATGCCGCGCGGCCAGCGTCAGTGGGCCGTCCTGCCAGCGGGTGCCGGTGGGCTCCAGCAGGAAGCGGCCGACCAGGTCGGCGGCGGTCATGTCCTCGTTGCAGGCCACCGTCACCAGCGGCCGGCCGAGCCGCCAGGCCATGAACTCGACGAAGCGCGACTTGCCGCAGCCCGTCGGCCCCTTGAGCATCACCGGCAGGCGCGCGGCGTAGGCGGCCTCGTACAGCGCCACCTCGTTGCCCTGAGGCCGGTAGTGCGGCTCGGCGGTGAGGCGCCAGTCGTGCAGCGGGTCCATCCAGGATGCCTCCAGCGAAGTCGGGTTTTCAGAGAGCGACCGCCGTGGATCCGGCTTGGCCGGTCCACTGGCGGTGCCCCCCTTGGGGGGAGCGGCGTCAGCCGCAACGGGGGGTTATCGATGGACTCCGGAGAGCTTGTCGCGCCAGCCGGGGAAGATCGCGTCCGCGTCCTTCGGGAAGCTGTCGAAGGCGCGGGCGAACTCGCGGTGTTCCTTCGCCCACTCGATCGGGTCGGCCTTCGCCTTCCAGCACTCGTAGGCCTGACGCAGGCTCTTGGCGCCAGCGGCCGGGCTGTCGATGTGGCCGTAGCTGCCGCCACCGGCGGTGTTGATGACGTTGCCGTGGCCCAGGTTCTCGAAGAAGCCGGGCAGGCGCAGCGCGTTCATGCCGCCGGAGATGATCGGCGTGGTCGGCTTCATGCCGTACCACTCCTGGTGGTAGACCGGGCCCTGGTAGCTGTCGCGCTCGATGATGTAGGCGATGGCCCGGTCGTCCTTCTCGCCCTCCATCTTTCCGTAACCCATGGTGCCGACGTGGATGCCGGAGGCACCCTGCAGCCGGCTCATCTTGGCCAGCACGTAGGCGCTGTAGCCGCGCTTGGCGCTGGGCGAGGTCACGGCGCCGTGACCGGCGCGGTGGTAGTGCAGGTACTGCCCCGGGAAGTGGCGCCGTGCGGTGGTGACCATGCCGGGGCCGCCGACGTAGCCGTCGACCAGGAAGGCCACTTTGTCGGCATCCGGGCCAAAGGCGCCGAGGATGAACTCGCCGCGCGCCAGCATCTCGTAGTGGTCGTCGGCGGTGATGTTGGCCGAGAAGAGCTTGGCCTCGCCGGTCTCGTCCATGGCCCGGCGCATCGCATCGACCACCAGCGGGATGGTCTTCTTCATCGGCGCGAAGACCTGGTTGCCCTGCGGCTCGTCGTTCTTGATGAAGTCGCCGCCCAGCCAGAACTCGTAGGCCGCGCGGGCAAACGGCTCCGGGCGCAGGCCCAGCTTGGGCTTGATGATGGTGCCGGCGATGTAGCCGCCGTCCTTCACCGGGCGGCCCAGGATGCGCCACAGGTCGCTGATGTCCTTGCTGGGGCCGTCAAAGAGCTGGATGGCACGCGGCGGCACCCAGAAGTCGATCATCTTGGCGTGCGCGATGTCGCCCATGCCCTGGTTGTTGCCGATCGCCAGCGTCAGGAAGCTGACCATCATCATCCGCCCGTCGGTGATATTGCGGTCGAACAGGTCCAGCGGGTAGGCGATGCGCATGTCCTCGCGCGCCTCGTCGATGTGGTAGACGAGCGCGTCGACGCCGCGGGTGAAGTCGTCGGTGGTGCTGACCTCGACGTTGGTGCCGGTGCTGGACTCGGCGGCAAAGTGCGCTGCCGCCTCCAGGTAGCCGTGGCCCGGCTTGGGCAGCATCTTGTAGGCGACGAGGATGTGGCCGCCGCCGCGGATCAGGTCCTCCTCGCGCAGGCTGAGGTCGGCGTAACGGTGCGATTGGTCCATGGCTGGTCTCCTGGGGGTCCGGGGGGTCCGGGGGCAACGGCGAAGGCGCTGGATGCGGTGTGGATCGATGCGGTCACTGTAGGAGCGCATGAAACTAAGGTGAAGTCACGTTTTCTGATGCGTGGATTCAACCTTCACTTACTTAACCCGGCGGTTACCTTGCTGCAGCTCAACTTGGCCACCTCGCGGCCGATGACCTTGGGGATTCCCAGCGCCGCCCTGTCAGGAGCCGTTTCATGTCACGTCCCCCACGTCCCCCACGTCCCCCACACCCTCAGTGCCTCGCCGCATCCCGGCGCCAGTTCCTCCTGCGCCAGGGTGGCCTGCTGGCCCTGAGTGCCGCGGGCCTGCTCGCTGCCCGCCCCGCGCACGCCGCACCGCTGCGCATCCTGCACGTGGCGAGCTACCGCATGGACTGGGTCTGGAACAAGCAGCAGTTCGACAGCTTCAAGGAGGCCCTGGGCATCGCAGACGCCACCTTCAAGGTCGTCGAGCTGGACGCCAAGCACAAGGAGGCCTCCAAACGCGCGGCGGCCATCAAGGAGGCCCTGACGCTGATCGAGCAGTGGCAGCCGGACCTGGTCTACACCAATGACGACTACGCCCAGTCCGAGGTGGCGGTGAAGTTCCTGAACTCGGACATCCCGTTCGTCTACTCCGGGGTGAACAAGGAACATGCCGACTACGGCTTTGACAAGGCGAAGAACATCACCGGCGTGCTGGAGCGCGAGCACTTCCTGGGCACCCTGGCGCTGCTGCGCTCGGTCAAGCCCCAGAGCGGCAAGCTCAAGCTGGCCATCGTGCTCGACGACGACCCCACGTGGGTCGGCGTGAAGGCCCGCATCCTGAAGGACCTGGCCAAGCGCGACGACATCGACAGCGTGCAGTGGCTCCAGCCCCGGACCTTCGACGAGTACAAGGCCCAGGTCACGGCGCTGCAGGGCAAGGTGGACGCCCTGG
The Sphaerotilus microaerophilus DNA segment above includes these coding regions:
- a CDS encoding CbbQ/NirQ/NorQ/GpvN family protein yields the protein MDPLHDWRLTAEPHYRPQGNEVALYEAAYAARLPVMLKGPTGCGKSRFVEFMAWRLGRPLVTVACNEDMTAADLVGRFLLEPTGTRWQDGPLTLAARHGGICYLDEVVEARQDTTVVIHALTDHRRCLPLDKKGELVRAHPDFQLVISYNPGYQSLMKDLKPSTRQRFTAFDFDYPPPALEAQVLVAESGLDAALAARLVEIAQAARRLKGHGLAEGISTRLLVNAGQLIAHGVAPREAARMAMVCPITDDADIRESLDHAIDAVLG
- a CDS encoding ribulose-bisphosphate carboxylase — encoded protein: MDQSHRYADLSLREEDLIRGGGHILVAYKMLPKPGHGYLEAAAHFAAESSTGTNVEVSTTDDFTRGVDALVYHIDEAREDMRIAYPLDLFDRNITDGRMMMVSFLTLAIGNNQGMGDIAHAKMIDFWVPPRAIQLFDGPSKDISDLWRILGRPVKDGGYIAGTIIKPKLGLRPEPFARAAYEFWLGGDFIKNDEPQGNQVFAPMKKTIPLVVDAMRRAMDETGEAKLFSANITADDHYEMLARGEFILGAFGPDADKVAFLVDGYVGGPGMVTTARRHFPGQYLHYHRAGHGAVTSPSAKRGYSAYVLAKMSRLQGASGIHVGTMGYGKMEGEKDDRAIAYIIERDSYQGPVYHQEWYGMKPTTPIISGGMNALRLPGFFENLGHGNVINTAGGGSYGHIDSPAAGAKSLRQAYECWKAKADPIEWAKEHREFARAFDSFPKDADAIFPGWRDKLSGVHR
- a CDS encoding ABC transporter substrate-binding protein, translated to MSRPPRPPRPPHPQCLAASRRQFLLRQGGLLALSAAGLLAARPAHAAPLRILHVASYRMDWVWNKQQFDSFKEALGIADATFKVVELDAKHKEASKRAAAIKEALTLIEQWQPDLVYTNDDYAQSEVAVKFLNSDIPFVYSGVNKEHADYGFDKAKNITGVLEREHFLGTLALLRSVKPQSGKLKLAIVLDDDPTWVGVKARILKDLAKRDDIDSVQWLQPRTFDEYKAQVTALQGKVDALGTLGIFRFTKPGGGFADYEEVSRWTVDNSKLPDFSFWDTRVERGTLCSVTVSGIEQGRLAGKMARRILLDKVSPAAITPEPTAKGRPMISLARARKLGLTIDSGVLLGAEVLSRFVWEQ